DNA sequence from the Oscillospiraceae bacterium genome:
CAAGCTGAACACGCTGAGCGACGGCTTCCGGGTGATGCGAATGATCCTCGCGGTGTTCAAGGACTACAGGCCGATGGTCTTCTGCGCACTGCTGGGCGCGCTGTGCATGCTGGCCGGGCTGCTCACCGGGCTGCCGGTCGTCGTCGAATACATCCGGACCGCGCTGGTCTCGAAGATCCCCTCCGCGATTTTGGCGGTGGGGCTCATTGTCAGCGCGCTGCTCTGTTTTGCCTGCGGCCTCATTCTGGATACGATCGGGCGGCATGCGCGCCGGCAGCATATCCTGCTGTGCCGGTTGCTGGAGCACGTCTGGGCTCTGGAGAAGGAGGAGTGACCATGTCCGCCCCGCCACACGCGCGCTGGGCCCGTGTCCGCGCCGCCGTCAAGACGGATGCGCGCGCCCGCAAACGGGTGTTCGTTCTCGCGGCCCTGCTCGCGGCCGCGTTTTGTATCTGCCTGCCCGTCAACGACGTGTACGGGCGGGGGCTTTTGCCCCCCTACCGGCCGACGGCGGCGCTGATCCTCGGGTTCCTGCTGGGCTGCCCCGCCTTTTACGTCCTGCTCACCGCCCTGCGCGGCCGCGCCGCGCGGTTCCCGGACGCGCAGGCCGGACCGGCCGGGCTGCGGCCGGCCTGGAGGCGATGGCTGTGCTATGGCGCCGCGCCCGTGCTCGCCTGTGTGCTGTCCGCCCGCGCGCTCTACCCCGGCATCTTTACGACGGACTCGCTCTCTCAGCTGCGGCAGGTCATGGGGTTGGAGCCGCTGTACGACTGGCACCCCGTCGGGCACACCCTCCTCTTCTATGGCATCCCCTATTCTCTCACCGGCGCTCTCTTTTCGGTGACGCTCACCCAGCTCGCGCTGTACGCCTTCACATGGGCGTTCCTGTTCTCCGAGCTGGAGGGGATGGGCCTGCGCCGCCGATACTTGCTGCCGGTGAACATCGCGGTCGCCTTCATCCCGACCAATTTGTTTTTGTCGATCGCGCTCTGGAAGGACATCCCGTTTGCCTGTGCGTCTGTTCTGGCCACGGCACTGCTCATCCGGGTCCACCGGAGCGGGGGACAGGCCCTGCACCGCCGGCCGGTCGCGGTGGGGTTGGGCGTCACGCTGGGACTGATGGCCGTGCTGCGCCACAACGGTCCGTTTGTGGTGCCTTTTC
Encoded proteins:
- a CDS encoding DUF6020 family protein, whose amino-acid sequence is MSAPPHARWARVRAAVKTDARARKRVFVLAALLAAAFCICLPVNDVYGRGLLPPYRPTAALILGFLLGCPAFYVLLTALRGRAARFPDAQAGPAGLRPAWRRWLCYGAAPVLACVLSARALYPGIFTTDSLSQLRQVMGLEPLYDWHPVGHTLLFYGIPYSLTGALFSVTLTQLALYAFTWAFLFSELEGMGLRRRYLLPVNIAVAFIPTNLFLSIALWKDIPFACASVLATALLIRVHRSGGQALHRRPVAVGLGVTLGLMAVLRHNGPFVVPFLLLALLLVHRRHLRYAVLSAGVALALLAGVRVVGFGVLHAKPNNPAVSFRWFTQIAGGILTQDGQITDGEKAVMEKILPLADWRARYNPYSNDPLMSTPGVRVWDNLEAHRGEMAHAAAAMALRNPVKALRAEMDITEVTWRILPLGPVNVTSYQNRLDDFDLQIRETPRFLMLKNAMETVYQDPLWQVLFCRLGLYFFLTLCLLTLSLARRDGGGWLCFLPVLLNVASLWISMPSQDYRYAYSLVFAFPLLALWSFAPVIPHRKGKKKG